GTCTTGTAGCGGTCTTCGAAGATGTGGAGCGGCATGCGCATGCCGGGGAAGAGCACGGATTGGAGCGGAAACAGGCGCAGCAACATCGCGGTACGGATGATAGCAGGGGAGGTTGGTCGTCGGTCGTCAGTCGTCGGTCGTGGGGGTTATCCGCAGATGGACGCAGATGGCGCAGATGGGGATGGGGTGGACGGGGAGATTCGCTGCCGGCGAGCGTTGGAGCTGCGGGAGTGTCGCCGTGAGGAGATCCGTCCCGGCGCTTCGCTTGCTCAGGAACGGGTCCTCACAGTCTCCACATATCACGCGCCCGACTGTGTGGCTGCCAGGGCCGCCATCTTCTCTTTGTAGCCGGTATTGCAAAATGGATGTGTCGGCTGAGCGTTGTCCAACTCGCCTATTCCGCCATCGTCCTTTCGTAGGTCGTGGTCGATGCTGATCGATTTGAGGTGGAGCCGCGCCCCACAAATGTTGCAACGCACCGGACTATCGATGGCCTTGCGGATGAACGCCTGGGACTTCGTTTCCTTCGAAAAGTCGCGACCAACCTCTGTTTTCGTGATCGGTTTCGCCGCGAGGAAATCGAACACCGGATTGGTCAGGACAGATGCACGGATCTTGCTTTCCGACTTCCCCGCAATGACTCCATCGAGGATCAGTCGGTACAGATCCTTTAGTTTGTCGAAGCCTTTGAGCCCACTGCCCCACTTCCCGACGACCTGAATGGTCCAACCTTTGTGCTTCAACAGGAATTCCTCAAAATCCCTTCGGTGCGTGGTGAAGGTGTGAAACAGGTTTTCCTTGTCGAACGACTTTACTAAGCTAATGACTGCCAGGAATGATGTCGGTTGAAATCGACCTTCGACGCTGTAGAAGTACACGACGGGATGCAACCCCAACGATGAGGGATGAGCTCCCGCAATCCGATCAGAGATCTTCCGCACTCCCTTCATGAATTTGATTGTCTCAACGCCGCTGAGATCGTCGCCCAACACGTTCCCGTTGTTGTGGTCGTTCGCCACATTCACCAACTCGAAGACAAGCGGCAATGTCTGTGACGAGTAACTCTGTCCGGCCACCGGCAGATCAAGAGTCTTGATAGGCGTACTGAGCAGGGGCGTAAAAAGGTTTTCGTGAATCTCGCGCGCGAGAGATTCGATCTCTTGCTGCTTTCCGCCATCGAAGCCCGACCAATACTTGTGGCCGGTTCCCGCGCGAATAATCGCACGAGCCGCCAGAGCATTGGGATGGTTGCGCGCTTTGAGTAGACGAAGTTCCGTCTTGTCGATCGGCACGGCCTCCTGATTAATCTTGAAGAAAGAGGCTTCGGCCTTCGCGGAATTACCGCTCACCCATTGCAAAGCTACGGAGATCTGTCCGAGGAGCTTGGCCCGCTCGGCTACCGCAGGCTTGGACTTTTGCGGGTTGTGCAACGCGAACTGGTGATCCTTATAGGACCCGACTTCGGCCTTGATCATGCGCCTCGTCCGCTCCGCCACCTTCTCTTGCGTCGGGACAATCAAGTGCGTGAAGAAATCTCTAGAGATCTCGCCGTCACCGTAGTCCTCATTGACCCATGCGATGAGTGCACTTAGTCGGTGAGAGCCATCGATCACGAAAGTGTGCCCAGGCGCGCGCCAAAGGATGATCGCAGGGATCAGATCGCCAGTGACGAACGTTTTGATGAAGTCGGTTACTTTCTGAGGCGACCAACTTGCTGTTTCGCGCTGAAAATCTGGCTTCCGCAGCGTGGCAAAGAAGAATCCAGTGCCGCGCTCAAGATCGCGGATCGTCATGGTTGACGGCGGCTGCGACTGAGATGCGTTCTCAACACCGAGAATGTCGAAGTCCGCCCTAGGGATCAGTGCATCAAGGTTGACGTTGACAGCCATAGCCCCTCCTAGCAGCAAGACCCGCGTGGCCGGGCCATAGTACGCTGGGAACCGCTCACAGTCACGATCCGAAGCACAGTTATGAGTCATAACAGGCGCTCTCGGGGTGGGTCCGTTGCGTATAGATGGGTAGAGCCCCGCTGAAGTTAGGGACCTCCATTCCAGGAATATGGGTTGTGTGATATCGCTCACGGCCGGCGTGGCGCATCGAACGATAGGCATCGCCTTGACGCTGCGAGACGGGCGGGCGGATAATCAGACCCCTGTCTGAACTGCGGTGACTGAGGAGGCATAACTTGGCAGAAGCACCGACCGCGGAGAAGCCGCAAGAGAAGACACAGAAACCGATCGTCCCCTTCCTGAGAATCCCGGCTGACGGTGGCAAGCCGTACCTGCAAGGTTCGCGCTGCAAGGACTGCGGCGCGACGTATCTTGGCGGCCGCATGGCGTGCAGCAAGTGCTTCTCGACGGAGCCGATGGAGGACATCAAGCTCAGCGACAAGGGCGAGTTGCACGTCTTTTCGATCGTGCACCAGTCGGCGCCCGGCGTGCCGACGCCATACGTGGCCGCGATCGTCGACCTGCCGGAAGGCGTGAGCGTGCGCTGCAACATCGCGGGCGTCGAGCCGGACCCGCAGAACCTGAAGTTCGGCATGCCGGTGCAGATGACGACGGAGACGATCCGCACGGACCGCGAGGGCAACGACGTCGTCGCGTTCAGCTTTCGCCCGGCCTGATCGGCTGCGAGGGACCAGTGCCCGGCCGGAGGTTCCGCCGCGGCGAAGAGGAGACAAGACATGCGTGACGTAGCAGTTATCGGCGTCGGAATGATCAAGTTCGGGCGCTACCCGGAGAAGACGGTCCCCGAGCTGGCGGCGCAGGCGATCTTGCTCGCGCTGAAGGACGCCGGCGCGACGATGAAAGACATCGAACTGATGACGAGCGGGAACCTGTACCAGTCGAATGCGATGATTGGCCAGCGCATTTTGCAGGTTATTGGCCAGACGGGTATTCCGATCATCAACGTCGCGAACGCGTGCGCGACGGGATCGACGGCGTTCCGCGAAGCGTACATGTCCGTGGCATCAGGCGCGTATGACATGGCGCTGGCGGTCGGCTCCGAGCAGATGGGCAAGATGGGGCTGCTCGGCGGAGGCGGCGGGGGCGGCGACCCGGCGTACAGCACGGAAGGAGTGCTGGGCTCCGGGCTGATGCCGGCCGTCTTCGGCATGGCGGGCGTCGAGCACATGCGCAAGTACGGCACGACGCAGGAGCAGTTCGCGAAGGTGTCGGTCAAGAACCACAAGCACTCGATGCACAACCCGTACTCGCAGTACCAGACGGAAGTCGGGCTCGAGGACGTGTTGAACGCGCGCGTCGTCTCGTGGCCGAACACGCTGTACATGTGTTGCCCAACGGGCGACGGCGCGGCGGCGGCGATCGTCTGTTCGATGGATAAGGCACGGCAGTTCACGACGAAGCCGATCCGCATTGCGGCATCGGTGTTGACGAGCGACCCGTGGACGCAGCGCGACCTGACGATGCCTGACATCAACACGCTGACGCGCAACGCCGCGAAAGAAGCGTACGAGAAGGCGGGCATCACGCCGGAGGACCTGGACCTGATCGAACTGCACGACTGCTTCGCGACGGCCGAGATCCTGCACTACGAGAACCTCGGCATCTGCGGCGAAGGCGAAGCCGGGCGGATGATCGATGAAGGCGCGACGACGGTCGGGGGCAAGATCCCGGTGAACGCGAGCGGCGGCTTGCTGTCGAAGGGGCACCCGCTGGGCGCGACGGGCGTCGCAAACGTGTGCGAGGTGGTGTGGCACCTGCGCGGCGAGGCGGGCAACCGGCAGGTCGAAGGCGCGAAGGTCGGACTGGCGCACGTGATCGGGCTGGGGTCGGCGTGCACGATCCAGGTGTTGGAGAAGTAGTCAGTCGTCAGTTCACAGTTGTAAGTCAGGGGCCGCTCGGAGACGGGCGGCCTCTCTGTTTGGAAGCGGGACGCGGGATGCGGGAGGCAAGATTGGACCTGGTGTGGTGAAGGAGACGGCGGCGGTCTGTTTGGAAGCGGGATGCGGGATGCGGGAGGCGGGATTGGACCTGGTGTGGTGAAGGAGACGGCTGCGGACCTGATCATACGTGGGCGGGTCATCACGGTTGATCCGCGGCGACCGCGGGCTGAGGCCGTTGCGGTCAGGGACGGGCGGATTGCGGCGGTCGGGGCGTGGAGCGAGGTGGAGGGGTTGTGCGGCGCGGGGACGCGCGTTGTTGACGTGGGTGATGGATGCGTGATGCCGGGGTTCATCGAGGCGCACGGGCATCCGACGACCGAAGCGATCATGCTCGGCCGCGTCGTCGACATCCGGCCCGTGACCATTTCCGATGCGGCTTCAGTCATCGAGACGATCCAGCGCACGATCGGGGAGCGCGGCGCAGACGGGGCGTACTTCAACGGGTGGGATGCGCTGTTGCAGGAGGGTTTGCCGCGGCCGACGCGGGCGTGGCTCGACGAGTTGGCCCCTGAGACGCCGCTCGTCATCCTGCACAATTCCGGGCACTCGGCGTACTTCAACACGAAGGCTGCGCA
The Dehalococcoidia bacterium DNA segment above includes these coding regions:
- a CDS encoding DUF262 domain-containing protein, translated to MAVNVNLDALIPRADFDILGVENASQSQPPSTMTIRDLERGTGFFFATLRKPDFQRETASWSPQKVTDFIKTFVTGDLIPAIILWRAPGHTFVIDGSHRLSALIAWVNEDYGDGEISRDFFTHLIVPTQEKVAERTRRMIKAEVGSYKDHQFALHNPQKSKPAVAERAKLLGQISVALQWVSGNSAKAEASFFKINQEAVPIDKTELRLLKARNHPNALAARAIIRAGTGHKYWSGFDGGKQQEIESLAREIHENLFTPLLSTPIKTLDLPVAGQSYSSQTLPLVFELVNVANDHNNGNVLGDDLSGVETIKFMKGVRKISDRIAGAHPSSLGLHPVVYFYSVEGRFQPTSFLAVISLVKSFDKENLFHTFTTHRRDFEEFLLKHKGWTIQVVGKWGSGLKGFDKLKDLYRLILDGVIAGKSESKIRASVLTNPVFDFLAAKPITKTEVGRDFSKETKSQAFIRKAIDSPVRCNICGARLHLKSISIDHDLRKDDGGIGELDNAQPTHPFCNTGYKEKMAALAATQSGA
- a CDS encoding Zn-ribbon domain-containing OB-fold protein, with protein sequence MAEAPTAEKPQEKTQKPIVPFLRIPADGGKPYLQGSRCKDCGATYLGGRMACSKCFSTEPMEDIKLSDKGELHVFSIVHQSAPGVPTPYVAAIVDLPEGVSVRCNIAGVEPDPQNLKFGMPVQMTTETIRTDREGNDVVAFSFRPA
- a CDS encoding thiolase family protein, translating into MRDVAVIGVGMIKFGRYPEKTVPELAAQAILLALKDAGATMKDIELMTSGNLYQSNAMIGQRILQVIGQTGIPIINVANACATGSTAFREAYMSVASGAYDMALAVGSEQMGKMGLLGGGGGGGDPAYSTEGVLGSGLMPAVFGMAGVEHMRKYGTTQEQFAKVSVKNHKHSMHNPYSQYQTEVGLEDVLNARVVSWPNTLYMCCPTGDGAAAAIVCSMDKARQFTTKPIRIAASVLTSDPWTQRDLTMPDINTLTRNAAKEAYEKAGITPEDLDLIELHDCFATAEILHYENLGICGEGEAGRMIDEGATTVGGKIPVNASGGLLSKGHPLGATGVANVCEVVWHLRGEAGNRQVEGAKVGLAHVIGLGSACTIQVLEK